A section of the Deinococcus taeanensis genome encodes:
- a CDS encoding type II secretion system F family protein, producing the protein MPVFEYRVRDRSGKVLKSQMEAESAVQVRDALRSKGLMIVEIKAPKTGLSADINIPFLDNRPPSLKQVAIFSKQLATLINAGVPLVQSMAILQKQIEHKGFQKVVKEMRTEIESGTPLSEAIAKYPKIFNRLYLNLIRAGETSGTLDTVLERIADFQEKELALRGKIKSALTYPVVVLVFAILITYFLLTTIVPQFASILSQLNAPLPLITKVLMAVSDFLRHRVLILVGVCALVVFAYRQYYATPKGRIVVDDIKLRLPILGNLTQKSAIASFARTFGLLISSGVNIIESLEITKGTANNAIVEDSIENAKNVVMVGEQMSSSLATSKVFPPMVVSMISIGEETGSLDDMLNKVGDFYDREVDEAVDGMTAAIEPIMIVFLGSIVGTIVAGMFLPMFSIIGQLSQ; encoded by the coding sequence ATGCCCGTCTTTGAATACCGCGTGCGTGACCGCTCCGGCAAGGTGCTGAAATCGCAGATGGAAGCAGAATCGGCCGTTCAGGTTCGAGACGCACTGCGGTCCAAGGGACTCATGATCGTTGAGATCAAAGCACCCAAAACCGGCCTGAGCGCCGACATCAACATCCCCTTCCTGGACAACCGCCCGCCGAGCCTGAAGCAGGTCGCGATCTTCAGCAAGCAGCTCGCCACCCTGATCAATGCAGGGGTCCCCCTGGTTCAGTCCATGGCGATTCTGCAAAAGCAGATTGAACACAAGGGCTTTCAGAAAGTCGTCAAAGAAATGCGAACAGAGATCGAGTCGGGAACGCCGCTCAGCGAAGCGATTGCGAAGTATCCGAAAATCTTCAACCGTCTGTACCTGAACCTCATCCGCGCTGGAGAAACGAGCGGCACACTGGACACCGTTCTTGAGCGGATTGCCGACTTTCAGGAGAAGGAACTGGCACTCCGTGGGAAAATTAAGAGTGCCTTGACCTACCCCGTTGTGGTGTTGGTCTTTGCCATTCTGATTACCTATTTCCTGCTAACCACGATTGTGCCCCAGTTTGCCAGTATTCTCTCGCAACTCAATGCGCCATTGCCGCTCATTACCAAGGTGCTCATGGCCGTGTCAGACTTCCTACGGCACCGAGTGCTTATTCTTGTCGGAGTTTGTGCCCTAGTGGTGTTTGCTTACCGCCAGTATTATGCTACTCCAAAAGGACGAATAGTAGTTGATGATATTAAGCTCAGATTGCCAATTCTTGGCAATCTGACCCAAAAAAGCGCCATTGCCTCCTTCGCTCGCACTTTTGGACTTCTTATTAGCAGCGGCGTGAATATTATCGAAAGCCTTGAAATTACAAAAGGCACCGCCAACAACGCAATCGTTGAGGATAGCATTGAAAACGCGAAAAATGTCGTCATGGTGGGTGAGCAGATGAGTTCCAGTCTCGCAACGAGCAAAGTATTCCCACCGATGGTCGTCAGCATGATCAGCATTGGCGAGGAGACTGGCTCTTTAGATGATATGCTCAACAAAGTAGGTGATTTCTATGACCGCGAAGTAGATGAAGCGGTAGATGGTATGACAGCTGCAATTGAACCAATAATGATCGTTTTTCTAGGGTCTATTGTCGGTACGATCGTTGCAGGTATGTTCTTACCAATGTTTAGTATCATTGGACAACTTAGTCAATAG
- a CDS encoding peptidoglycan D,D-transpeptidase FtsI family protein has product MEVKIRNRSHLMRFLALLMFVTLVWAYAQLEWGAPQGVKQKVIQARGSIVASDGRVLATSVNGKRVYPQGRVAGQLLGMMGDTEGLEGLENAYNGQLTSGQTLQLTLDTQIQASAEAALAKAVPEHQAEYGSVMVLETRTGRVLAAASYPPFDPNDWRKYGAQAWRNRPFIDLFEPGSTIKALVVAAALNEGLTTPTTTYDTPMSRYVGGRWGSRIGDAVAHPPSLTTQGILRYSSNVGMTHIVERFEPDRMRGYMERYGFGRDVQLPVVATTSGQLQPLSRWNDLVRATNAFGQGMSTTNLQLVAAFNVLANDGQYVSPRLVEGAGGVERREVLKPEVARTTRQLLLNVINEGIFHEAGIKGYDLAGKTGTAQVVVDGRYSGSVYDSVFAGFFPADAPRVTVTVMVHGAKLRHHGSQLAAPIFREISADVLSAWGAMPQLEPKE; this is encoded by the coding sequence ATGGAAGTGAAGATCCGCAACCGCTCCCATCTGATGCGCTTCCTGGCACTGCTGATGTTCGTGACGCTCGTCTGGGCGTACGCGCAGCTGGAGTGGGGCGCTCCGCAGGGCGTGAAGCAGAAGGTCATCCAGGCGCGCGGGTCTATCGTCGCGTCAGACGGCCGGGTCCTGGCGACCAGCGTGAACGGCAAGCGCGTGTACCCGCAGGGCCGCGTGGCCGGGCAGCTGCTGGGCATGATGGGCGACACCGAAGGCCTTGAAGGTCTGGAGAACGCCTACAACGGGCAGCTGACCTCCGGGCAGACCCTGCAGCTCACGCTGGACACACAGATTCAGGCGTCAGCCGAAGCCGCGCTGGCCAAGGCCGTGCCCGAACACCAGGCGGAATACGGATCGGTCATGGTGCTCGAAACCCGCACCGGCCGGGTGCTTGCAGCCGCCAGCTACCCGCCGTTCGACCCGAACGACTGGCGCAAGTATGGCGCGCAGGCGTGGCGCAACCGCCCTTTCATTGACCTGTTCGAGCCGGGTTCCACCATCAAGGCGCTGGTGGTGGCGGCCGCGCTGAACGAGGGACTCACCACGCCCACCACCACGTACGACACGCCCATGAGCCGGTACGTGGGGGGACGCTGGGGGAGCCGGATCGGGGACGCCGTCGCGCACCCACCGAGCCTGACGACCCAGGGGATCCTGCGTTACAGCAGCAACGTGGGAATGACTCATATTGTCGAGCGGTTCGAGCCGGACCGGATGCGGGGGTACATGGAACGCTACGGCTTCGGGCGGGACGTGCAGCTGCCGGTGGTGGCCACCACCAGCGGGCAGCTGCAGCCGCTGTCGCGGTGGAATGACCTGGTCCGCGCGACGAACGCGTTCGGGCAGGGCATGAGCACCACGAACCTGCAGCTGGTGGCGGCGTTCAACGTGCTGGCGAACGACGGGCAGTATGTCTCGCCCCGGCTGGTCGAAGGCGCGGGGGGCGTCGAGCGGCGCGAGGTGCTGAAGCCTGAAGTGGCGCGCACGACGCGGCAGCTTCTGCTGAACGTGATCAACGAAGGCATCTTTCACGAGGCGGGCATCAAGGGCTATGACCTGGCCGGGAAGACGGGCACGGCGCAGGTCGTCGTGGATGGACGGTACTCGGGAAGCGTTTATGACAGTGTGTTTGCGGGCTTCTTTCCTGCGGACGCGCCGCGCGTGACAGTCACGGTCATGGTGCATGGCGCGAAGTTGCGGCATCACGGCTCACAGCTGGCAGCGCCAATTTTCCGCGAGATCTCGGCGGATGTGTTGTCAGCCTGGGGGGCGATGCCGCAACTTGAGCCGAAAGAGTGA
- a CDS encoding L-threonylcarbamoyladenylate synthase, producing the protein MSLPLPALSELAPGVNWVALLDHAAAVLEGGGVVAYPSETVWGLAALPGQAGGVQRLYEVKGRAAQKPVQVSCLNVGVAQQLVVPDPALECLAGFLPGPVTVVTPAVSSCPAALAPEGRVGVRVPDHPVALALLWRVGGLLATTSCNPSGQSPALSYGEALGMGLADLVLPDAGVAARGVPSTVVLLPERKVLREGAVPGAALLARLSGVPQ; encoded by the coding sequence TTGTCGCTTCCCCTGCCTGCCCTGAGTGAATTGGCCCCTGGTGTCAACTGGGTGGCCCTGCTGGACCATGCTGCTGCGGTTCTGGAGGGGGGCGGTGTGGTGGCCTACCCCAGCGAAACGGTGTGGGGGCTGGCGGCCCTGCCGGGTCAGGCGGGCGGCGTGCAGCGGCTGTATGAGGTGAAGGGGCGCGCGGCGCAGAAGCCGGTGCAGGTCTCATGCCTGAACGTCGGGGTTGCGCAGCAGCTGGTCGTGCCGGACCCGGCGCTGGAGTGTCTGGCTGGTTTTCTGCCGGGGCCGGTGACGGTGGTGACGCCCGCGGTTTCATCCTGCCCGGCAGCGCTGGCGCCTGAGGGACGGGTCGGGGTGCGGGTGCCGGATCACCCGGTTGCCCTGGCGCTCCTGTGGCGCGTGGGGGGCTTGCTGGCCACGACCAGCTGTAACCCGAGTGGGCAGAGTCCGGCCCTGTCGTATGGCGAGGCGCTGGGGATGGGTCTGGCGGATCTGGTGCTTCCTGACGCTGGTGTTGCGGCGCGGGGTGTACCCAGCACGGTTGTGCTGCTCCCGGAGCGCAAGGTGCTCCGGGAGGGGGCGGTGCCGGGGGCGGCGCTGCTGGCCCGACTGAGCGGAGTCCCGCAGTGA
- the gatA gene encoding Asp-tRNA(Asn)/Glu-tRNA(Gln) amidotransferase subunit GatA, protein MAFTSAAELARRVQSRDVSPQALTEASLARIQAAQALNAIVSVNPNAAAQAQKVHARVAAGEALPLAGIPVTVKDNINVTGTATTCGSRILAGYVSPYDATAVRRLVQAGAVIVAKANMDEFAMGSSTESSTHGATLNPWDTARVPGGSSGGSAVAVAANLTPVSLGSDTGGSVRQPAAFTGVYGLKPTYGRVSRYGLVAYASSLDQIGPFARSAEDLALLMNVIAGHDPQDATSLHAPPAFQVGTPEDLRGLRVGVITESLEGNTSGVHAALSVTLDALRGAGATVGEVSLPELRYAIAAYYLIAMPEASSNLARFDGMVYGRRVSGHDVTEAMTLTREQGFGREVQRRIMIGTYALSSGYYDAYYSKAMKVRRLIAERFTQAFRDFDVLVTPTSPFPAFRRGEKTSDPLAMYAADVDTVAINLAGLPALSVPAGFETVDGAALPVGVQFIAPALHDELLVKVAGALEALGAVQVGGAPGY, encoded by the coding sequence ATGGCCTTCACCTCCGCCGCAGAGCTTGCCCGGCGCGTTCAGTCGCGTGACGTTTCCCCCCAGGCCCTCACTGAGGCCAGCCTGGCGCGCATTCAGGCGGCTCAGGCCCTGAATGCCATCGTCAGCGTGAACCCGAATGCCGCCGCGCAGGCACAGAAGGTGCACGCCCGCGTGGCGGCCGGTGAGGCCCTGCCGCTGGCGGGCATCCCAGTGACGGTCAAGGACAACATCAATGTGACCGGCACGGCCACCACCTGCGGCAGCCGCATCCTGGCCGGTTACGTCAGTCCCTATGACGCCACGGCGGTCCGGCGGCTCGTGCAGGCCGGCGCGGTGATCGTCGCGAAAGCGAACATGGATGAGTTCGCCATGGGCAGTTCCACCGAGAGCAGCACGCACGGCGCCACCCTGAACCCCTGGGATACGGCGCGCGTGCCGGGCGGCAGCAGCGGGGGCAGTGCGGTGGCGGTCGCCGCGAACCTCACGCCCGTCAGCCTGGGCAGCGACACCGGCGGGAGTGTCCGCCAGCCTGCGGCGTTCACTGGCGTGTACGGCCTGAAGCCCACGTACGGCCGGGTCAGTCGTTACGGCCTTGTGGCGTACGCCAGCAGTCTCGATCAGATCGGGCCGTTCGCCCGCAGTGCGGAGGACCTGGCCCTCCTGATGAATGTCATTGCGGGACACGACCCGCAGGACGCCACGAGCCTTCACGCGCCGCCCGCGTTTCAGGTAGGAACGCCGGAGGACCTGCGGGGCCTGCGGGTGGGGGTGATCACCGAGAGTCTTGAGGGGAATACCAGCGGAGTTCACGCCGCCCTGAGCGTGACCCTGGACGCCCTGCGCGGGGCAGGCGCGACCGTGGGTGAGGTCAGTCTGCCGGAGCTGCGGTACGCCATCGCTGCGTACTACCTGATTGCCATGCCTGAAGCGAGCAGCAACCTCGCCCGGTTTGACGGCATGGTGTACGGCCGGCGCGTCAGCGGCCATGACGTGACCGAGGCCATGACCCTGACCCGTGAGCAGGGGTTCGGGCGGGAGGTGCAGCGCCGCATCATGATCGGCACGTACGCCCTGTCCAGCGGCTACTACGATGCGTACTACAGCAAGGCCATGAAGGTCCGCCGCCTCATTGCCGAGCGGTTCACGCAGGCGTTCAGGGACTTTGACGTCCTGGTCACCCCCACGAGTCCCTTCCCGGCGTTCCGGCGCGGCGAGAAGACCAGCGACCCGCTCGCCATGTACGCCGCGGACGTGGACACCGTCGCCATCAATCTGGCTGGCCTGCCCGCGCTGAGTGTGCCTGCCGGGTTCGAAACGGTGGACGGCGCGGCCCTGCCTGTGGGTGTGCAGTTCATCGCGCCCGCTCTGCACGACGAACTGCTCGTGAAGGTCGCCGGTGCGCTGGAAGCGCTCGGCGCCGTTCAGGTGGGCGGGGCTCCCGGGTACTGA
- the truB gene encoding tRNA pseudouridine(55) synthase TruB, translating to MPVIAVDKPLNLTSHDVVNRARRARGTKRVGHTGTLDPLATGVLILCVDDSTKVVQFMEADSKDYLAWISLGAGTPTLDAEGPVDSTAPVPALDEARVQEVLRTFTGPQAQVPPQYSAIQVGGQRAYAVARAGGTLDLPARNVVIHHLHLLGLYPSVQAAPRTFDPATWTPAGEGRTFTLPDPLGEFPTLLVQASVGSGTYLRSLARDVGAALGVPAHLGGLVRTRVGRYDLSTAISLEDLPGAAGLPDLAALDFPAIAADEPLARELRQGKRPAHPARGRHVVTLEGALVAVVDGNGEQLKVVRAWA from the coding sequence ATGCCGGTCATTGCCGTAGACAAGCCTCTGAACCTCACCTCGCACGACGTTGTGAACCGCGCCAGGCGGGCGCGCGGTACGAAGCGCGTGGGGCACACCGGCACGCTCGATCCCCTGGCGACCGGGGTGCTCATTCTGTGCGTCGACGACAGCACCAAGGTCGTGCAGTTCATGGAGGCCGACAGCAAGGACTACCTCGCGTGGATCAGCCTGGGCGCCGGAACCCCCACCCTGGACGCGGAAGGTCCGGTGGACTCCACGGCGCCCGTGCCAGCCCTCGATGAGGCCCGCGTGCAGGAGGTCCTGAGGACCTTCACCGGGCCACAGGCACAGGTGCCGCCCCAGTACAGCGCCATTCAGGTGGGCGGACAGCGGGCGTACGCCGTGGCGCGCGCTGGCGGCACCCTGGACCTGCCCGCCCGGAACGTCGTGATTCACCACCTGCACCTGCTGGGCCTGTATCCCAGCGTGCAGGCGGCGCCGCGGACCTTCGACCCGGCCACCTGGACGCCCGCCGGGGAGGGGCGCACGTTCACGCTGCCGGACCCGCTGGGCGAGTTCCCGACCCTGCTGGTCCAGGCCAGCGTCGGCAGCGGCACGTACCTGCGGTCCCTGGCGCGGGACGTGGGCGCCGCCCTTGGCGTGCCCGCGCACCTGGGCGGCCTGGTCCGCACCCGCGTGGGCCGCTACGACCTGAGCACCGCCATTTCCCTGGAGGACCTGCCCGGCGCGGCCGGACTTCCGGACCTCGCGGCCCTGGACTTCCCGGCGATTGCCGCGGACGAGCCGCTGGCCCGGGAGCTGCGCCAGGGGAAACGCCCCGCCCACCCGGCGCGGGGCCGGCACGTCGTCACCCTTGAGGGCGCTCTGGTGGCCGTCGTGGACGGCAACGGCGAGCAGCTGAAGGTCGTGCGGGCCTGGGCGTAA
- a CDS encoding DUF4388 domain-containing protein, which yields MTRSTASLDPFDFLELLYLLSEQGRSGALCVYRPDGQFQAWLEGGQVRHLQFGDALGVPALVRLLQDPAGRFHFEEGVTHPDARLDVSLDEVALEALELLPAEELPFDGPARITAPGRVKRMRWSLRELDVLSLVDAQKPLADLAQDPDAKRLLVKLHRIGLLAPRRSRTARLIVTVTRQVRDVALVDELIFRRWKEDIVRHPQFVAVKTQNGRVYSLPVRMGLNLATQLMLPPELLMRTGLRAGESVLVKPV from the coding sequence ATGACCCGATCAACTGCCAGCCTTGACCCCTTTGATTTTCTGGAGCTGCTGTACCTGCTGTCTGAGCAGGGCCGCAGCGGCGCGCTGTGCGTGTACCGGCCGGACGGGCAGTTTCAGGCGTGGCTGGAAGGGGGGCAGGTGAGGCACCTGCAGTTCGGGGATGCGCTGGGTGTGCCGGCGCTGGTGAGGTTGCTGCAGGACCCGGCAGGCCGGTTTCACTTTGAGGAAGGGGTGACGCACCCGGACGCCCGCCTGGATGTGTCGCTGGATGAGGTGGCGCTGGAGGCGCTGGAACTGTTGCCCGCGGAGGAGCTGCCGTTTGATGGTCCGGCGCGGATCACGGCGCCTGGGCGTGTGAAACGCATGCGCTGGAGCCTGAGGGAACTCGACGTGCTGAGTCTGGTTGACGCGCAGAAGCCTCTGGCGGACCTCGCGCAGGACCCGGACGCGAAGCGGCTGCTGGTCAAGTTGCACCGGATTGGGCTGCTCGCGCCCCGCCGGTCGCGCACGGCGCGCCTGATCGTCACAGTCACCCGGCAGGTGAGGGATGTGGCGCTGGTGGACGAACTGATCTTCCGGCGTTGGAAGGAGGACATCGTGCGTCACCCTCAGTTCGTGGCGGTCAAGACGCAGAATGGACGCGTGTATTCCCTGCCGGTCCGGATGGGCCTGAATCTCGCCACGCAGTTGATGCTGCCGCCCGAACTGCTGATGAGGACCGGGTTGCGTGCCGGGGAGAGTGTGCTTGTCAAACCCGTCTGA
- the mraZ gene encoding division/cell wall cluster transcriptional repressor MraZ codes for MPFGEYPYTIDDKGRVVMPPAFREFVEDGMILTRGMEGCLYVFPVSSWKRVEEQLEGLPLTDAQSRAFVRFFYSGANKARLDNQSRVSVPQTLRAFAGLDSDVIVAGAPGRLELWSPARWEAAITAVQDNPPKPDLLANFVA; via the coding sequence TTGCCGTTTGGAGAGTATCCGTACACCATCGATGACAAGGGCCGCGTGGTCATGCCACCCGCGTTCCGTGAATTCGTGGAGGACGGCATGATCCTGACCCGCGGCATGGAAGGCTGCCTGTACGTGTTTCCGGTGTCAAGCTGGAAGCGGGTCGAGGAACAGCTTGAGGGCCTGCCGCTCACGGACGCGCAGTCACGCGCGTTCGTGCGGTTCTTCTATTCCGGAGCAAACAAGGCGCGGCTGGACAACCAGAGTCGCGTGTCGGTCCCGCAGACCCTGCGGGCCTTCGCGGGTCTGGACAGTGACGTGATCGTGGCCGGTGCACCCGGCCGGCTGGAACTGTGGAGTCCGGCCCGCTGGGAAGCCGCCATCACGGCCGTGCAGGACAACCCGCCCAAACCTGACCTTCTCGCGAATTTCGTGGCGTGA
- a CDS encoding pseudouridine synthase codes for MSERLQKRLARAGVASRRAVEDMITAGRVTVNGEVAVLGRTVTDADDIRVDGQLVETTSAPKVTYMLYKPRGYVTTARDEYGRKNVLDAMPRVPGLHPVGRLDRDSEGLLLLTTDGNLTLTLTHPRYGHEKAYRAWTDGPHAPTPEDLERLTDGTLELEDGTARAVQALPARDGAFVVLGEGRNRQVRRMLEATGHPVTRLLRYRVGGLWLGNLEVGEYRELEDRDLRDLLNPTSTPPAVWDRQWERIQKRWG; via the coding sequence GTGAGCGAGCGGTTGCAGAAGCGGCTGGCGCGCGCCGGTGTGGCGTCGCGCCGCGCGGTGGAAGACATGATCACGGCGGGGCGCGTCACGGTGAACGGGGAGGTGGCCGTGCTGGGGCGCACCGTTACAGATGCCGATGACATTCGCGTGGACGGTCAGCTGGTCGAGACGACAAGCGCCCCGAAAGTGACGTACATGCTGTACAAACCACGCGGGTACGTCACGACGGCGCGGGATGAGTACGGCCGGAAGAACGTGCTTGACGCCATGCCCCGGGTTCCGGGTCTGCATCCGGTGGGCCGCCTGGACCGGGATTCAGAAGGGCTGCTGCTGCTCACCACCGACGGGAACCTCACGCTGACCCTCACGCACCCACGCTACGGGCATGAGAAGGCGTACCGCGCGTGGACGGACGGCCCGCACGCGCCCACCCCTGAAGACCTGGAGCGCCTCACGGACGGCACCCTGGAACTGGAGGACGGTACGGCGCGGGCCGTGCAGGCCCTCCCGGCGCGGGACGGGGCGTTCGTGGTGCTCGGTGAGGGGCGTAACCGGCAGGTACGCCGCATGCTCGAAGCGACCGGACACCCGGTCACGCGGCTGCTGCGCTACCGCGTGGGGGGCTTGTGGCTGGGCAATCTGGAGGTTGGTGAGTACCGGGAACTGGAGGACCGCGATCTGCGGGACCTGCTGAATCCGACGTCCACGCCGCCGGCCGTCTGGGACCGGCAGTGGGAACGCATTCAGAAGCGCTGGGGATAG
- a CDS encoding DUF423 domain-containing protein, which yields MTPTRTLQSGAVLAALAVALGAFAAHALTPRLDAAALSTFETGARYQMYAALALLTLGTQATQRRAPAFLLAGALMFSGSLYVLALSGVKVLGAITPIGGLLMITGFLLAALDASRPAH from the coding sequence ATGACCCCCACACGCACCCTGCAGAGCGGCGCGGTGCTGGCCGCTCTGGCCGTCGCCCTGGGCGCCTTTGCCGCGCACGCCCTGACCCCGCGCCTGGACGCCGCCGCACTCTCCACCTTTGAAACGGGCGCCCGCTACCAGATGTACGCCGCTCTGGCGCTGCTTACGCTCGGCACCCAGGCCACGCAGCGGCGCGCCCCGGCTTTCCTGCTGGCCGGCGCCCTCATGTTCAGCGGCAGTCTGTACGTCCTGGCGCTCAGCGGCGTGAAGGTCCTGGGCGCCATCACGCCCATCGGCGGCCTGCTGATGATCACCGGCTTCCTCCTGGCCGCCCTCGACGCCTCCAGACCAGCCCACTGA
- the rsmH gene encoding 16S rRNA (cytosine(1402)-N(4))-methyltransferase RsmH, which translates to MTDPEFSPDLNQTVPDGLSETEPTDHQTSLSHVPVLAAEVLDMLQPAPGKVFVDGTLGGAGHTGLLLAAGATVYGIDQDPYALDRARAANPDGLTVVEGNYRDMGALLAAVNVTQVDGVLLDIGVSSFQLDDTARGFSYHTEAPLDMRMSQSGESAADVVNTYEEEDLAAIIYEYGEDRLSRRIARGIVYAREKAPIETTVQLADIVKRAYPGFSKGIHPARRTFQALRIHVNDELGALRDGLQAAEHLLAPGGRLAVISFHSLEDRIVKRFLLGSPVLSPLTKRPVVASETEQATNPRARSAKLRGAERVSA; encoded by the coding sequence ATGACTGACCCTGAGTTTTCCCCTGACCTGAACCAGACCGTCCCTGACGGCCTGTCCGAAACTGAGCCCACTGACCATCAGACCTCTCTCTCTCACGTTCCCGTCCTCGCCGCCGAGGTGCTGGACATGCTGCAACCCGCGCCCGGCAAGGTATTCGTGGACGGCACGCTGGGCGGTGCCGGGCACACCGGCCTGCTGCTTGCCGCCGGCGCCACCGTGTACGGCATCGATCAGGACCCCTACGCCCTCGACCGCGCCCGAGCCGCCAACCCGGACGGCCTGACCGTGGTGGAGGGTAACTACCGCGATATGGGGGCGCTTCTGGCCGCTGTGAACGTCACCCAGGTGGACGGCGTCCTGCTGGACATCGGCGTGAGTTCCTTCCAGCTCGACGATACGGCGCGCGGCTTCTCGTACCACACGGAAGCGCCTCTGGACATGCGCATGAGCCAGTCCGGCGAAAGTGCCGCGGACGTCGTGAACACCTACGAGGAGGAGGATCTTGCCGCGATCATCTATGAGTACGGCGAGGACCGCCTGTCCCGCCGGATCGCGCGGGGCATCGTTTACGCCCGCGAGAAGGCGCCCATCGAAACGACCGTGCAACTCGCGGATATCGTCAAGCGCGCCTACCCAGGGTTCAGCAAGGGCATCCATCCGGCCCGGCGAACCTTCCAGGCGCTGCGCATTCACGTGAACGACGAACTCGGCGCGCTGCGCGACGGCCTGCAGGCCGCCGAGCACCTGCTCGCCCCCGGCGGGCGGCTGGCGGTCATCAGTTTCCATTCGCTGGAGGACCGCATCGTGAAACGATTCCTGCTGGGCAGTCCGGTTCTGTCGCCACTCACCAAGCGGCCCGTGGTGGCCAGCGAGACGGAGCAGGCCACAAACCCCCGGGCCCGCAGCGCCAAACTGCGCGGCGCCGAACGGGTGAGTGCGTGA
- a CDS encoding 3D domain-containing protein, whose translation MPQTLHRWIRALIIALVGTASATPALPASTLATDAVRDALATTNPAQNPTQQAAQNRAAAVAAAQSTPSTTVALTPVRGKTAIARSTAYNSVPGQTDATPFITATGTRTRPGVIALSRDLLRTFPYGTRVTIEDLSGKYSNILKNRVFIVEDTMAARKSNSVDIWMPTRSEALNWGARQIRITAVR comes from the coding sequence ATGCCCCAAACACTTCACCGCTGGATCCGTGCCCTGATCATTGCGCTCGTCGGCACCGCCAGCGCCACCCCCGCATTGCCCGCCAGCACCCTCGCCACCGACGCCGTCCGCGACGCCCTGGCCACCACCAACCCCGCGCAGAACCCCACCCAGCAGGCCGCGCAGAACCGCGCCGCCGCTGTCGCCGCCGCACAGTCCACGCCCAGCACCACCGTGGCCCTGACGCCCGTGCGCGGCAAAACCGCCATCGCCCGCAGCACCGCCTACAACAGCGTGCCCGGCCAGACGGACGCCACGCCCTTCATCACGGCCACCGGCACCCGCACCCGCCCCGGCGTCATCGCTCTGTCCCGCGACCTGCTGCGCACCTTCCCGTACGGCACCCGCGTCACCATCGAAGACCTCAGCGGCAAGTACAGCAACATCCTCAAGAACCGCGTCTTCATCGTGGAAGACACCATGGCCGCCCGCAAGAGCAATTCCGTGGATATCTGGATGCCCACCCGCAGCGAGGCCCTCAACTGGGGCGCCCGGCAGATCCGCATTACTGCGGTGCGCTGA
- the scpB gene encoding SMC-Scp complex subunit ScpB: protein MKEAPVQALIGAALLAAGRPVTVRELSGVLNLAEDAALRAVEAFAAQVRLVGLGFEVEAVAGGYRLVVPPGLASQLAPLLAPPPLPVLSGAALEVLAVIAYRQPVTRVEIEAMRGGSAGTVVTLQERELVKVVGRSDAVGQPLLYGTTERFLLEFGLTSLEDLPPLEPGRFAHLLRS from the coding sequence GTGAAGGAGGCTCCAGTGCAGGCGTTGATCGGGGCGGCGCTGCTGGCGGCGGGGCGCCCAGTGACGGTGCGTGAACTGTCGGGGGTGCTGAACCTGGCGGAGGACGCGGCTCTGCGGGCGGTGGAGGCGTTTGCGGCGCAGGTGCGGTTGGTCGGTCTGGGCTTTGAGGTCGAGGCCGTGGCGGGTGGGTACCGGCTGGTGGTTCCTCCGGGGCTGGCGTCGCAGTTGGCGCCGCTGCTGGCGCCGCCGCCGCTGCCGGTGTTGAGTGGCGCGGCGCTGGAGGTGCTCGCGGTGATCGCGTACCGGCAGCCGGTCACGCGCGTCGAGATCGAGGCGATGCGGGGCGGCAGTGCGGGGACGGTGGTGACGTTGCAGGAGCGGGAACTGGTGAAGGTGGTGGGTCGCTCGGACGCGGTGGGTCAGCCTCTGCTGTACGGCACGACGGAGCGGTTCCTGCTGGAGTTCGGGCTGACGTCCCTGGAGGACCTGCCGCCGCTGGAACCGGGCCGGTTCGCGCATCTGCTGCGCAGCTGA